A genome region from Sphingomonas sp. BGYR3 includes the following:
- a CDS encoding TetR/AcrR family transcriptional regulator yields MQITSPNGQDNEGAGAKGAKRRHQVIAAAAACFRKEGFHGTSIARISKAAGMSPGHIYHYFPTKEAIVSAIVEDEESELAALIRALEEADPDGDFLELVRARIDSMIERSLDPDHRSLMLEIAAEGARNPVIASILQDSDRRVADRFAQLARRMSGASALGRADEADLRARLELLPVLISGLAARFGHKANAETPRMAALIKDAITYIWSAKA; encoded by the coding sequence ATGCAAATCACATCGCCAAATGGGCAAGACAACGAAGGGGCCGGAGCCAAGGGCGCGAAGCGGCGGCATCAGGTGATCGCAGCGGCGGCGGCCTGCTTTCGCAAGGAAGGGTTCCACGGCACCAGCATCGCACGCATCTCGAAGGCGGCGGGGATGAGCCCCGGCCATATTTATCACTATTTCCCGACCAAGGAGGCGATCGTCTCGGCGATCGTCGAAGACGAGGAAAGCGAACTCGCCGCGCTGATCCGGGCCCTGGAAGAGGCCGATCCCGACGGGGACTTCCTTGAACTGGTTCGCGCACGGATAGATTCGATGATCGAACGCAGTCTGGATCCCGATCATCGCAGCCTGATGCTGGAAATCGCGGCCGAGGGCGCGCGCAATCCGGTCATCGCCAGCATCCTTCAGGACAGCGACCGGCGCGTCGCCGACCGTTTCGCACAACTGGCGCGGCGTATGTCGGGCGCGAGCGCCCTTGGCCGTGCTGACGAGGCCGATCTGCGCGCCCGGCTCGAACTTCTGCCCGTCCTGATCAGCGGGCTGGCAGCGCGTTTCGGGCACAAGGCCAATGCCGAAACGCCGCGCATGGCGGCGCTGATCAAGGATGCCATAACCTATATCTGGAGTGCAAAGGCGTGA
- a CDS encoding SDR family NAD(P)-dependent oxidoreductase, translating to MIILDWLFNLETPEQQNGGFDMNAMLQDKVAIVSGAGSGLGRGIALAFGREGARLVLADMSVEGGERTAAELKAAGAEAVFVEGDVADPAYHGELVARAGSEFGRLDIAVNNAGISHPVAPLAEIPRETWDKVIAVNLSGMFHALQAQIPALLENGSGAIVNMASLGGVVGARGLSPYAAAKHGVVGLTQNVALEYATQGIRANAVGPGLIRTGLEKFFPPDQLAQLEASHPIGRMGEVEEVAELVVWLASPKASFVTGAFYPVDGGSLAQ from the coding sequence ATGATCATTCTAGATTGGTTATTCAACCTAGAAACACCGGAGCAGCAAAATGGAGGGTTCGATATGAACGCTATGCTTCAGGACAAGGTCGCCATCGTCAGTGGCGCGGGGTCCGGCCTCGGCCGCGGCATCGCCCTGGCGTTCGGCCGCGAGGGCGCAAGGCTGGTCCTCGCCGATATGTCGGTGGAGGGCGGCGAACGGACGGCCGCTGAGCTTAAGGCCGCGGGCGCCGAGGCCGTCTTTGTCGAGGGCGACGTCGCCGACCCGGCCTATCATGGCGAACTGGTCGCGCGCGCTGGATCGGAGTTCGGGCGGCTGGATATCGCCGTCAACAATGCCGGCATCAGCCACCCGGTCGCACCGCTGGCGGAGATTCCGCGCGAGACCTGGGACAAGGTGATCGCCGTCAATCTGTCGGGCATGTTCCACGCGCTTCAGGCGCAGATCCCCGCTCTTCTGGAAAACGGCAGCGGCGCCATCGTCAACATGGCGAGTTTGGGTGGCGTCGTCGGCGCTCGGGGACTGAGCCCCTATGCCGCGGCCAAGCACGGTGTTGTCGGGCTCACTCAGAATGTCGCGCTCGAATATGCCACGCAGGGGATAAGGGCCAATGCCGTCGGCCCCGGCCTGATCCGCACCGGCCTCGAAAAATTCTTCCCGCCCGACCAGCTTGCGCAGCTTGAAGCCTCGCATCCGATCGGCCGCATGGGCGAGGTCGAGGAAGTCGCCGAGCTCGTCGTCTGGCTGGCCAGCCCCAAGGCCAGCTTCGTCACCGGCGCCTTCTATCCGGTGGACGGCGGTTCACTGGCGCAGTGA
- a CDS encoding nuclear transport factor 2 family protein yields the protein MIKTPEQLVDQPHHTPEQKDKARIVMDFYTYLFDGQNADIDKATALMGDTYIQHNPMIPDGVEGLRNWAPDRAKEGTRFEFHNLIIDGDFVVVHLHLFRIQDTTGRGEAGVDIFRFENGRIVEHWDVIQPVPAEALNTNTMF from the coding sequence ATGATCAAGACCCCCGAACAACTCGTCGACCAGCCGCACCACACCCCCGAACAGAAGGACAAGGCGCGTATCGTCATGGACTTCTACACCTACCTGTTCGATGGGCAGAACGCTGACATCGACAAGGCGACCGCTCTCATGGGCGACACCTACATCCAGCACAATCCGATGATTCCGGACGGGGTCGAGGGCCTGCGAAACTGGGCGCCCGATCGCGCGAAGGAAGGCACGCGCTTCGAATTCCACAACCTCATCATCGACGGCGATTTTGTGGTCGTGCATCTGCATCTGTTCCGCATTCAGGACACGACCGGACGCGGCGAGGCAGGGGTGGATATCTTCCGCTTCGAAAACGGCAGGATCGTCGAACACTGGGATGTGATCCAGCCCGTGCCCGCCGAGGCCCTCAACACCAACACCATGTTCTGA
- a CDS encoding type II toxin-antitoxin system VapC family toxin: MIILDTDVVSEAMKPEPAAAVRDWLDQQVAETLYLSGVSVAELLFGIEALPDGRRKHKLAVTLDGVLALFDGRILPFDTSAARRYADLAVAARKAGKGFPTPDGYIAAVATAHGFAVATRDASAFKAAGVPIIDPWINGR, translated from the coding sequence ATGATCATCCTCGACACCGATGTGGTTTCCGAGGCGATGAAACCGGAACCGGCCGCCGCCGTTCGCGACTGGCTGGACCAACAGGTCGCCGAAACCCTGTACCTCTCCGGCGTCTCGGTCGCGGAGCTGCTGTTCGGCATCGAAGCTCTGCCGGACGGGCGGCGCAAGCATAAGCTCGCTGTCACACTCGACGGGGTGCTCGCCCTGTTCGACGGCAGAATCCTGCCCTTCGATACAAGCGCCGCCCGCCGCTATGCCGATCTTGCCGTGGCCGCGCGTAAAGCAGGCAAGGGGTTTCCGACGCCGGATGGCTATATCGCGGCGGTAGCCACCGCTCATGGTTTCGCCGTCGCCACGCGGGACGCCAGCGCGTTCAAGGCAGCGGGTGTTCCCATCATCGACCCATGGATAAACGGACGCTAG
- a CDS encoding AMP-binding protein has translation MNPVRHIDIACARDPAADCLIDGRSGDRLSYSEVRDRTMRVAGALKHRAHIARAGILSPNDVTAFIVQLGCFRAGVVPIAGNHRYATADNAAIFARFKADVIFLHPDLAVLAPQLITEMGRSVEIVVLGQDVGPDTSDLETWCGDARSEGVVVGDPETPYSIQPTGGTTGLPKGVLLPVREADFSVASFLSLAPARRRPVFLAAVPLTHAAGKIANAIFAQGGSCVVLGAAEPGAILAAIERWGVTQTFLPPTVIYGLLDSGLIPNHDLSALEYLFYGAAPMSPARLADAVRALGPVMAQVYGQTESGLPNCFLGPADHLGSDGQPAGPERLSSAGRINPMCEIALLGEDGQPVAPGEIGEIAVRGDGVMLGYVGDAEATAATRCNGWHLTGDLARIDDEGFVHIVDRAKDLIISGGFNIYPAEVERVVNAHPAVADCAVIGVPDDRWGEAVTAVVETKPGQTVASDDLIALCKERIGSLKAPKSVIMIDTLPRSPVGKVLKRELRERFWHEKERLV, from the coding sequence ATGAACCCCGTAAGGCACATAGACATTGCTTGCGCCCGCGACCCGGCGGCTGATTGCTTGATCGATGGCCGATCCGGTGATCGGTTGTCCTACAGCGAAGTGCGAGACCGAACGATGCGCGTGGCCGGTGCGCTGAAACACCGTGCTCACATTGCCAGGGCGGGCATTCTTTCGCCCAATGACGTCACGGCCTTTATCGTTCAGCTTGGCTGCTTCCGGGCCGGAGTTGTCCCGATCGCCGGCAATCACCGATATGCCACGGCAGACAATGCAGCGATTTTTGCGCGATTCAAAGCCGATGTCATTTTTCTGCATCCTGATCTTGCGGTGCTGGCGCCGCAACTCATCACCGAAATGGGTCGCTCAGTCGAAATAGTGGTGCTGGGGCAGGACGTCGGACCGGACACGTCCGATCTTGAGACGTGGTGCGGCGATGCGCGTTCGGAGGGGGTGGTTGTTGGTGATCCGGAAACACCCTACTCCATTCAGCCGACCGGAGGCACAACGGGACTTCCCAAGGGGGTTCTCCTGCCGGTCCGCGAGGCGGACTTCTCCGTAGCCAGCTTCCTGTCACTGGCGCCCGCGCGGCGAAGGCCGGTTTTTCTCGCTGCTGTTCCGTTGACTCATGCCGCTGGAAAGATTGCCAATGCAATCTTTGCCCAGGGTGGGTCCTGCGTGGTGCTCGGCGCAGCTGAGCCTGGCGCGATCCTGGCCGCCATTGAGCGCTGGGGTGTGACGCAAACCTTTCTCCCACCGACAGTGATCTACGGCCTGCTCGACAGCGGCCTGATCCCCAACCACGATCTGAGCGCGCTGGAATATCTTTTCTATGGTGCCGCACCGATGTCGCCGGCACGGCTGGCCGATGCGGTGCGCGCGTTGGGGCCGGTGATGGCGCAGGTCTATGGCCAGACCGAAAGCGGCCTGCCCAATTGCTTCCTCGGCCCGGCCGATCATCTGGGAAGCGATGGCCAGCCTGCCGGGCCGGAGCGACTTTCCAGTGCCGGTCGCATCAATCCGATGTGCGAGATCGCGCTGCTGGGCGAAGATGGGCAACCGGTCGCCCCGGGCGAAATAGGCGAGATTGCCGTGCGCGGTGATGGCGTGATGCTGGGCTATGTCGGCGATGCCGAGGCGACGGCGGCGACCCGCTGCAATGGCTGGCACCTGACCGGCGACCTGGCGCGGATCGATGATGAAGGCTTCGTCCACATCGTCGACCGGGCCAAGGACCTGATCATCTCGGGCGGTTTCAACATCTATCCGGCGGAAGTCGAGCGGGTGGTCAATGCCCATCCCGCCGTGGCGGATTGCGCCGTGATCGGCGTTCCCGACGACCGTTGGGGCGAGGCGGTCACCGCTGTGGTCGAGACGAAGCCGGGCCAGACCGTCGCTTCCGACGACCTCATCGCCTTGTGCAAGGAGCGCATCGGATCGCTGAAGGCGCCCAAGTCCGTGATCATGATCGATACGCTGCCGCGCTCGCCAGTGGGCAAGGTACTCAAGCGCGAACTGCGCGAGCGCTTCTGGCACGAAAAGGAGCGTTTGGTATGA
- a CDS encoding enoyl-CoA hydratase/isomerase family protein codes for MKRSEQGFAWLLLDRPRARNALSLSALEALDAAMDALLADDAVRVILIGSANDAAFCAGADLKGLAALDIASDPAAVPRRVQRTLLRIRTSRKPVIAAIKGFALAGGLELAMACDIRVAARSAKIGDGHLKAGVIPGAGSAAVLPRLVGSGAAKLMLYTGDLWDAERAHQAGLIDLVCDDDALVAEVEALAARIARMSPLGLAVTKKLVDDMGTQSVEEALQAEIDANMTYSLSEDFAEGLRAFAEKRAPQFVGR; via the coding sequence GTGAAGCGCAGCGAACAGGGGTTCGCCTGGCTGCTGCTCGATCGCCCCCGCGCGCGCAATGCGCTGAGCCTTTCCGCGCTCGAGGCTCTCGATGCCGCAATGGATGCGCTGCTGGCCGATGATGCGGTCAGAGTGATCCTTATTGGCAGTGCCAATGATGCCGCCTTCTGCGCAGGTGCTGATCTCAAGGGGCTGGCCGCGCTCGATATTGCCAGCGATCCTGCGGCCGTGCCGCGCCGGGTGCAGCGGACGCTATTGCGGATCCGCACGTCGCGCAAACCGGTGATTGCGGCCATTAAGGGCTTTGCTCTGGCGGGCGGACTTGAACTGGCGATGGCATGCGACATCCGCGTCGCTGCGCGCAGTGCGAAGATCGGGGACGGGCATCTGAAGGCAGGCGTGATCCCCGGTGCAGGCTCTGCAGCTGTACTGCCTCGCCTTGTCGGCAGCGGTGCGGCCAAGCTGATGCTCTATACCGGCGACCTGTGGGACGCCGAGCGCGCGCACCAGGCAGGCCTTATCGATCTTGTCTGCGATGACGATGCGCTGGTCGCCGAGGTTGAAGCGCTGGCGGCTCGCATTGCGCGGATGAGCCCGCTCGGCCTCGCCGTCACGAAGAAGCTGGTCGACGACATGGGGACCCAGAGCGTCGAGGAGGCCCTTCAGGCCGAGATCGATGCCAACATGACCTATTCGCTATCGGAAGACTTTGCCGAAGGCTTGCGGGCATTCGCGGAAAAGCGCGCGCCGCAGTTTGTCGGGCGGTAA
- a CDS encoding SDR family NAD(P)-dependent oxidoreductase — protein MKIEDTVAVITGGASGIGEACARRLVASGAKGVAIIDMDAERGNRVAAELGERAMFLQVDISDEAAVNAAVEAAVARFGPVGALICAAGIAGPAKLVGFKGPIEMSKFDRVIKVNLYGTVHMMRACVPSMQSTEGNADGERGVIINIASGAAYEGQIGQLAYAASKAAIVGMTMPLMRELAASGIRVVTVAPGAFETPIYEQMPPETKQGIIDKFLFPKRLGQPDEFASFAEEIIRNPMHNGRDYRFDAGNILMPQ, from the coding sequence GTGAAGATCGAAGACACGGTCGCCGTAATCACCGGCGGCGCATCGGGCATTGGCGAGGCCTGCGCCCGCAGGCTCGTGGCATCGGGCGCCAAAGGTGTGGCGATCATCGACATGGATGCAGAACGCGGCAACCGCGTCGCCGCAGAGCTGGGCGAGCGTGCGATGTTCCTGCAGGTCGACATCAGCGACGAGGCGGCGGTCAATGCCGCGGTTGAAGCGGCCGTCGCGCGTTTTGGTCCGGTTGGCGCGCTGATCTGTGCCGCCGGCATTGCCGGGCCCGCCAAGCTCGTCGGCTTCAAGGGGCCGATCGAGATGAGCAAGTTCGACCGGGTGATCAAGGTCAACCTCTATGGCACGGTCCACATGATGCGCGCCTGCGTGCCTTCAATGCAGAGTACGGAAGGCAATGCAGATGGCGAGCGCGGCGTGATCATCAACATCGCGTCTGGCGCGGCCTATGAAGGGCAGATCGGGCAGCTGGCCTATGCGGCATCCAAGGCCGCGATCGTGGGCATGACCATGCCGCTGATGCGCGAACTTGCTGCGTCCGGCATCCGGGTCGTCACCGTCGCGCCCGGGGCGTTCGAAACGCCGATCTACGAACAGATGCCGCCCGAGACCAAGCAGGGGATCATCGACAAGTTCCTGTTCCCCAAGCGCCTGGGCCAGCCGGACGAATTTGCCTCGTTTGCCGAAGAGATCATCCGCAATCCCATGCACAACGGCCGCGACTATCGCTTCGATGCCGGCAACATCCTGATGCCGCAATGA
- a CDS encoding OB-fold domain-containing protein gives MSPPEANPEPRLVREGALRQVGGAWTLVGSRGVQSGHVSFPPRADCPETLEETVETVDLPRKGTLFAHTTVHMRTLHYTPPYQVGYVDLDDDGPRVFAPLEGENLKIGDRMELHAGPTWEEDGVPVIAYRFVKTGEADA, from the coding sequence ATGAGCCCGCCTGAAGCCAATCCCGAACCGCGTCTCGTCCGCGAGGGCGCGCTCCGTCAGGTCGGGGGCGCCTGGACTCTCGTGGGGTCGCGCGGGGTGCAGTCGGGCCATGTCAGCTTTCCGCCGCGCGCCGATTGCCCGGAGACGCTGGAGGAAACCGTCGAGACGGTGGACCTGCCTCGCAAGGGCACGCTGTTCGCCCACACCACGGTCCATATGCGCACGCTGCATTACACCCCCCCCTACCAGGTCGGTTATGTCGATCTCGATGATGATGGCCCGCGCGTATTTGCCCCGCTGGAGGGCGAGAACCTGAAGATCGGTGACCGCATGGAACTGCACGCTGGCCCTACTTGGGAAGAGGATGGCGTGCCGGTGATTGCCTATCGCTTTGTCAAAACGGGAGAAGCCGATGCGTGA